A single window of Oncorhynchus keta strain PuntledgeMale-10-30-2019 chromosome 34, Oket_V2, whole genome shotgun sequence DNA harbors:
- the LOC118367506 gene encoding tyrosine-protein phosphatase non-receptor type 23-like — MEAVPRMPMIWLDLKEAGEFEFSPSVRQFILKNYGENPDSYNEQLKKLETLRQGAVNVTRDFEGCSILRKYFGQLHYLQSRVPLGPGQEAAVPISWTEIFSGKTVTHDDISYEQACILYNLGALHSMLGAMDNRVSEEGMKVSCTHFQCSAGAFSYLRDHFSHNFSVDMSHQILNLNINLMLGQAQECLLEKSMLDNRKSFLVARISAQVVDYYKEACRALENSDTASMLGKIQKDWKKLVQMKISYFASIAHLHMGKQAEEQQKYGERLAYLQSSLDKLSEAIKLAKGQPDSVQEALKFTMDVIGGKFNSAKKDNDFIYHETVPSLETLASVKGAPLVKALPVNPTDPSVTGPDLFAKLVPMAAHEASSLYSEEKAKLLRDIMAKIDSRNETLEQFMDSLGLEPDSVDNLDMYSHIPPVLMEKCAALSVRPDTVKSLVQSMQVLSGVFTDVEASLREIRDVLEEDEAGVRALQEAAGRGSAAELHPQAHAQTLAEIRRDLEKYMEAHEKASFTNTELHRAMNLHISNLRLLGGPLDALRDALPRPQLNQEEVAGLQCMKRILGKVQEMRDQRSTLEKQLRDLIQQDDITSSLVTTERTDMKRLFEEQLKKYEQVKVYIDQNLSAQENILKALTEANVQNASVRKGLVETEHKWNGTVQTLVASYEAYEDLMKKSQEGKEFYEDLETKSSRLLERAKTLCQAREEERKAVLDSETQKNPPSRPTAAKPSLGSKGGSDVDSACSSLEDAELAQINAAILSLGRDLPDELRSLPPDHPSLHSAIRPGPEAFLPGANLGGNALLPWPGAPGPPLYTPQFPPNHRPPQFPGPLSTQRFPRGPFTQLPPQQTPVSGYAPPQPQAPQTGGVGPARAPFRPSTTTVDSIQTPIPSYNSAPRHPVPPTVSAGYAVPHRWVCTHSTLPPGYQSAPRAMPGPRPPPQAQRGYPQYIPPQHQPRPPMPPQYQQPYPGQPQPQPQHGYQPQLPQGYQPQHPQQGYLPQQPPHMIPRGPHPQMPTTSQPMPPVSQPYMQPANQQMPLHPHQQMLPPQQQQMHPNTQQMHPHPQMHPGPHQQIPPNSQPMPPVSQAYLPPTSQPMPPGLHQPMPPASQPQHVHLPQAYLPRGPLPPQGPQMPHPGQPPQHVYQPQVPQGYQPPIMPQSAPQQSQAPQPVAPMTPTMYSTPPGVNGSPGAPPQPTFMGQPRPPPQHMIPPTAGAPPVALPHNVILPSPSPSPSPGPSSLGLAPQRPSPAPTPGGPPSLPSSSSPSTSLFPRQNSSRTDDLLSSSPESQPGGPKAPANVLQPTKADPQDGERRKKSSQGVRLIQGDPYQAPERVARLCSELERFRSAVESLERPSVDEGGLSPLDARWKELQEGQERDARQLSIAIARCYTMKNRHQDVMPYDCNRVLLRSGKDDYINGSFVEELSPYCPRLIATQAPLSGTAADFWLMVWEQKVSLVVMLVSEQELDKGKVLCYFPTERGQQLAQGPITVTLTTQKTTPTHVERMIGLQYRDQSLKRTVIHLQFTSWPELGLPESKSNLICFIQEVHGYYLHQRPLHTPIVVHCSSGVGRTGALCLLYAAVQELEAGNSIPDLPLLVKKMRQQRKNMLQEKLHLKFCYEAVLKHAEQVLQRHGYLPTAPCSKTPSTAATKPYSRQESQQDIVLGGDMTISSIQATIAKLSIRPPSATDPAMDPVPDIGAPSGLEDQPFTGLPLDREREPAATPARDPSPSGTQPSSLSPPLSTPEEVQSPPPNGVDTTAPSSPPTANNQVTPDPAPSSGPALNSLELLASLTAEAFSMEGGGCKGKHRVTKQSFLQPAEGLHQGPREEEGDDPLSNLDPLWSLKN; from the exons GACAGAAATATTTTCTGGAAAAACAGTCACTCATGATGACATCAGCTATGAGCAAGCCTGCATCCTCTACAACCTGG GTGCTCTCCACTCCATGTTGGGAGCCATGGATAACAGGGTGTCTGAAGAG GGGATGAAGGTGTCATGTACACACTTCCAGTGCTCCGCGGGGGCCTTCTCCTACCTGAGGGACCACTTCAGCCACAACTTCAGCGTGGACATGAGTCACCAGATCCTTAACCTCAACATCAACCTCATGCTG GGTCAGGCTCAAGAGTGTCTCCTGGAGAAGTCCATGCTGGACAACAGGAAGAGTTTCCTTGTAGCCCGCATCAGTGCTCAG GTGGTGGACTACTATAAGGAGGCATGCAGGGCTCTGGAGAACTCTGACACAGCTTCCATGCTGGGTAAAATCCAGAAGGACTGGAAGAAACTGGTGCAAATGAAGATCTCCTACTTTGCTTCCATCGCCCAT CTGCATATGGGGAAGCAGGCTGAGGAACAACAGAAATATGGAGAGCGG CTGGCTTACCTGCAGAGCTCATTAGACAAACTCAGTGAAGCCATCAAGTTGGCCAAG GGTCAGCCAGACAGCGTGCAGGAGGCCTTGAAGTTCACCATGGACGTGATAGGGGGAAA GTTCAACTCTGCCAAGAAAGACAATGACTTCATTTACCATGAGACTGTCCCCTCGTTGGAGACTCTTGCTTCCGTCAAAG GTGCCCCCTTGGTGAAGGCCTTGCCCGTGAACCCAACTGATCCCAGTGTCACAGGACCAGACCTGTTTGCCAAGCTGGTGCCCATGGCTGCCCACGaggcctcctctctctacagtgaGGAGAAGGCCAAGTTGCTACGGGACATCATGGCCAAGATAGACAGCAGGAATGAGACTCTAGA GCAGTTTATGGACTCTCTGGGTCTGGAGCCAGACTCCGTAGATAACCTGGACATGTACAGTCACATCCCCCCCGTACTTATGGAGAAGTGTGCTGCGCTCAGTGTCAGACCAGACACCGTCAAGAGCCTCGTTCAGTCCATGCAGG tcctgtctggtgtgttCACGGACGTGGAGGCGTCTCTGAGGGAGATCCGGGACGTGCTGGAGGAGGACGAGGCCGGGGTGCGGGCGCTGCAAGAGGCGGCAGGAAGAGGCTCTGCGGCGGAGCTGCACCCCCAGGCACATGCCCAGACCCTGGCTGAGATCCGCAGGGACCTGGAGAAGTACATGGAGGCCCATGAGAAGGCCAGCTTCACCAACACAGAGCTGCACAGAGCCATGAACCTGCACATCAGTAACCTGAGGCTGCTGGGGGGACCACTGGATGCCCTGAGAGACGCCCTGCCGAGGCCACAACTCAACCAGG AGGAGGTGGCAGGGCTGCAGTGCATGAAGAGGATCCTGGGTAAGGTGCAGGAGATGAGGGACCAGAGGAGCACCCTAGAGAAACAGCTGCGTGACCTCATCCAGCAGGACGACATCACTTCCTCCCTGGTCACTACCGAGCGCACTGACATGAAG agGTTGTTTGAGGAGCAGTTGAAGAAGTATGAGCAGGTGAAGGTGTACATCGACCAGAACCTGTCTGCCCAGGAGAACATCCTCAAGGCTCTGACGGAAGCCAACGTGCAAAACGCCTCGGTCCGCAAGGGTCTCGTCGAGACGGAACACAA GTGGAACGGCACGGTGCAGACCCTGGTGGCGTCCTACGAGGCTTACGAGGACCTGATGAAGAAGTCCCAGGAGGGGAAGGAGTTCTACGAGGACCTGGAGACCAAGTCCTCCCGCCTGCTGGAGAGAGCTAAGACTCTGTGTCAggccagggaggaggagaggaaggccgTGCTGGACAGCGAGACCCAGAAGAATCCCCCTTCTCGGCCCACTGCAGCCAAACCGTCCCTGGGGTCCAAGGGGGGCTCTGACGTGGACTCTGCCTGTTCTAGTTTGGAGGATGCCGAGCTAGCCCAGATCAACGCTGCTATACTCAGCCTGGGAAGAGACCTGCCTGACGAGCTCCGTAGTCTACCCCCCGACCACCCCTCCCTGCACTCTGCCATTCGCCCGGGACCTGAGGCTTTCCTTCCTGGTGCCAACCTGGGTGGCAATGCTTTATTACCCTGGCCAGGGGCGCCTGGGCCACCGCTCTATACCCCTCAGTTCCCACCAAACCATCGCCCGCCCCAGTTCCCCGGCCCACTCTCCACCCAGCGTTTCCCTCGCGGACCCTTCACTCAGCTACCCCCCCAGCAGACCCCTGTTTCTGGCTATGCCCCTCCCCAGCCGCAAGCCCCCCAAACTGGGGGAGTCGGGCCTGCCCGTGCCCCTTTCCGTCCCTCCACTactacagtagatagtatccagaccCCCATCCCCAGTTATAACTCAGCCCCACGCCACCCTGTACCACCTACTGTCTCTGCAGGCTACGCTGTTCCCCACAGATGGGTGTGTACCCACAGTACA CTGCCCCCTGGCTACCAGTCTGCCCCCAGGGCCATGCCCGGTCCCCGACCCCCTCCCCAGGCACAGCGGGGTTATCCACAGTACATTCCCCCCCAGCACCAGCCCCGGCCACCCATGCCCCCCCAGTATCAGCAGCCATATCCTGGTCAGCCCCAGCCACAACCCCAACATGGCTACCAGCCCCAGTTACCACAGGGCTATCAGCCTCAACACCCTCAGCAGGGCTACCTGCCCCAACAGCCCCCACACATGATCCCAAGGGGCCCTCACCCACAGATGCCCACCACTTCCCAGCCCATGCCCCCTGTCTCCCAACCATACATGCAACCTGCCAACCAACAGATGCCCCTGCACCCTCATCAGCAGATGCTACCTCCCCAACAACAACAAATGCATCCCAACACCCAGCAAATGCACCCGCATCCACAAATGCACCCTGGCCCTCATCAGCAGATACCCCCTAACAGCCAGCCAATGCCCCCAGTTTCCCAGGCTTACCTGCCCCCCACCAGCCAGCCCATGCCCCCTGGCCTGCACCAGCCCATGCCCCCTGCTTCCCAGCCCCAACATGTCCACCTCCCTCAGGCTTACCTGCCCAGGGGCCCCCTCCCACCTCAGGGGCCCCAAATGCCCCACCCTGGTCAACCCCCCCAACATGTCTACCAGCCCCAAGTACCACAGGGCTACCAACCTCCTATAATGCCTCAATCAGCCCCCCAACAGTCCCAGGCTCCCCAGCCTGTAGCCCCCATGACCCCCACCATGTACTCTACTCCTCCAGGTGTGAACGGCTCTCCTGGAGCCCCACCACAGCCCACCTTTATGGGCCAACCTCGGCCCCCTCCCCAGCACATGATTCCACCAACTGCTGGAGCTCCTCCAGTGGCTCTCCCACATAATGTCATCCTTCCCTcgccctccccttctccctccccggGCCCCTCTTCCCTAGGCCTGGCTCCTCAGAGGCCCTCCCCGGCCCCCACCCCTGGCggtccaccctctctcccttcctcctcatccccctccacctccctcttccCGCGACAGAACTCCTCCAGAACAGACGACCTGCTCTCCTCCAGCCCAGAGAGCCAGCCCGGTGGCCCCAAAGCCCCCGCCAACGTCCTCCAACCCACCAAGGCTGACCCTCAGGACGGGGAGCGCCGCAAGAAGAGCTCCCAGGGCGTCCGGCTGATCCAGGGCGACCCGTACCAAGCCCCCGAACGCGTAGCTCGCCTCTGCAGCGAACTCGAACGCTTCCGGTCGGCCGTGGAGTCTCTTGAGCGCCCGTCCGTGGACGAAGGTGGCCTGTCGCCGCTGGATGCCCGCTGGAAGGAGCTCCAGGAGGGGCAGGAGAGGGACGCCAGGCAGCTGTCCATCGCCATCGCCCGCTGCTACACCATGAAGAACCGTCACCAGGACGTGATGCCCTACGACTGTAACCGCGTGCTGCTGCGCTCTGGCAAGGACGACTACATCAACGGCAGCTTTGTGGAGGAGCTGTCGCCCTACTGCCCGCGCCTCATCGCCACGCAGGCGCCGCTGTCGGGCACGGCCGCCGACTTCTGGCTCATGGTGTGGGAGCAGAAGGTTTCACTGGTGGTCATGCTGGTCTCAGAGCAGGAGTTAGATAAG GGAAAGGTTTTGTGCTATTTCCCGACAGAACGCGGCCAGCAGCTTGCTCAGGGACCAATCACAGTCACCCTGACTACGCAGAAGACCACACCCACCCACGTGGAGCGAATGATTGGCCTGCAATACCGTGACCAGAGCCTGAAACGCACCGTCATACACCTACAGTTCACCTCCTGGCCTGAGCT GGGTCTTCCTGAGAGCAAGAGCAATCTCATCTGCTTCATCCAGGAGGTTCATGGATACTACCTGCACCAGAGGCCCTTACACACACCTATTGTTGTGCActgcag CTCTGGCGTGGGGCGTACCGGCGCCCTCTGTCTGCTGTATGCAGCGGTACAGGAGCTGGAGGCAGGGAACAGCATCCCTGACCTACCTCTACTGGTCAAGAAGATGAGGCAGCAGAGGAAGAACATGTTGCAGGAGAAG CTGCACCTGAAGTTCTGTTACGAGGCGGTGCTGAAACACGCTGAGCAGGTCCTCCAGAGACACGGCTACCTCCCTACTGCCCCCTGCAGCAAGACACCCAGCACTGCTGCCACCAAG CCTTACTCTCGCCAGGAGTCCCAACAGGACATCGTTCTGGGAGGTGACATGACCATCAGCTCCATTCAGGCCACCATCGCCAAACTCAGCATCCGGCCCCCCAGTGCCACTGACCCAGCCATGGACCCTGTCCCTGACATTGGTGCCCCCTCTGGCCTAGAGGACCAACCCTTCACCGGCCTGCCCTTGGATAGAGAGCGAGAGCCAGCCGCCACCCCCGCCCGGGACCCCTCTCCCAGCGGAACCCAACCCTCCTCCCTCAGTCCCCCACTCTCCACCCCAGAGGAGGTTCAGTCCCCACCACCCAATGGTGTGGATACCACCGCCCCTTCCTCGCCCCCCACAGCCAATAACCAGGTGACCCCTGATCCAGCCCCTTCCTCTGGCCCGGCCCTGAACTCTCTGGAGCTGCTGGCCTCTCTGACGGCCGAGGCCTTCTCCATGGAGGGTGGTGGGTGCAAGGGGAAGCACCGTGTCACTAAGCAGAGCTTCCTGCAGCCTGCCGAGGGCCTCCACCAGGGGCCCCGCGAGGAGGAGGGAGACGACCCCCTGAGCAACCTCGACCCCCTCTGGAGCCTCAAGAACTGA